One Vicia villosa cultivar HV-30 ecotype Madison, WI linkage group LG5, Vvil1.0, whole genome shotgun sequence genomic window, CAATCGTCAACCATGTCGATTGGTAAGCAACCTTCTATCAATTCCGCAAAAGGCGAGTACTTGTCACAGTTTCTTGCTTTCTTTCATCTATACATCGATGACATTATTGATGTTGAACCAGATGGAAATTGTGGTTTCCATTGTATTTCATCTGCATTAGGACGAGGGCAAGATGCAGGTTATGATGTTCGGGAACAATTGCATAATCAAATCCATCAACACGAAGAATTGTTTTCCAAGTTGTTCTATGACACTGTCTCTTATGTTAGTAATTCATTACTCGTAAAACACTTGGGTGTTCAGGGTAACTATGTTGATTCGAGATATGGGTTACCCTATTGCTTCTAGATATAATGTTGTATTTGTTTCTCTTTTCATGAAAATGAACATAATATTTTTCCCGCTTCTCACAGCTCCACCCCCATACACGAGTCGACATACAATCAATGTTGTTGGTTTTGTCAACGGTAACCATTGGGTTCAGGTAAAGTTGAGATTCGATTGTCAATTACCTCTTGTCACTAATCGTTGAAGGAATAATTATTCTATTGATGCAAAAGCATGAGAATCAGCATATGCGAGTCGGTTCAGACATTAGGAAGAATTGTCACGGAAGtgattgtaattttttttgtaatgcATCTATGTATGAcatttattctatttatatatTAAGACGGTTCCTTATCTCACCATGTATTTTATTCaagtttaaaaaaagaaaaaaaaattaaatcccaATATTatcggaaatttgaaatttccgataaTTTTATGAACGGAAGTCACaccgaaaatttaaaatttcggaTATAAAGCATCAGACACAGTAAATTGGTAAATCCAACAAAATTTCCAGCACGGTATCGAAAATTTCAGAAAATCCAGCATTTTATTAGGATAATTTCCTAAAAACGCACTACTTGAAGGGTGGCATGTATAAAATGAGGGATGGCATATGTTAATTCCTCCATGATAAATTCGCCACTTACGTAGTTTGTTCGGAGGCCCAATTAAGTTTGTATTGGGCCCATGTAGATGGACACCTTTCAACGGAAGCCGTCTCCTATACTCCAACAAAGAACAAACAAACAAGAAGCTGCAACTGCAACTAACAACTGAGGCGCACCCATTTTCCCCTAACATTACCATCGAAAAACCgaagaaaaaaaatgagaaaGTTCGATCCATGGCCAGTTTTCTTCAAGCGAGAATGGAAGAAGAATTGGCCATTCGTCGTTGGATTCGCAATCACCGGAACTATAATCACCAAGTTCTCTCTCGGTCTTACTGGTAAAATAAACCATCGCCTTCATCATCTTCGTGTtctccattttttttttaatttattgaagAATTTTATTTTCcgattttgttaacctaatttaccGTCATTTTTTTAACCAGAGGAGGACGCTAAGAATTCGAAATTCGTTCAGCATCACAAGAGGTAACCCTAATTTGTAACCCTAATTTTACCAAATAGAAAATTAGTTATTTTTTATGAATCAAACAAACACCGGAAACATGACACTGACACATCGAcacaaataataatttgaaataatgaataaattaaacgaaATCATACACTTTTTTCCAGAGGTGTTGTGCTATAGAGGTTATTCTAGTTGATGCCTTAGTCATGCATCTATATTTATCGATCCTGTTGATAATGTGGCATTTTGTTGTTAATGTATATTCCAGGTGATTTATGAATGTGGACATTGCACCGGCTTTGCACCTCATGATAGGTGTGTCGATGTTACTTTCATTCTCTTGATTTTTTGGATTGTAATAACAAAAGAGATATATTTTGTATACTCTCCTATCACCATCTTCTTATTTCCAGTTTTGGTGTTTACTTAATGTGCTTGTAAAAAATCCAGACTAAGCAATTATTGAGTTTTGTTATTGTGATTGTTATCCTACTTGGATTTTctcttttgatatatatatatatatatatatatatatatatatatatatatatatatatatatatatatatatatatatatatatatatatatatatggcatatctcGAGGAAAATAGATGTTCTTAGTAGTGCACCTCCAGGCCATCTATAGTCTATTACCCATTTGTTTCATTGcgtgttttctttttttattttaagatgaCAATTGACAAGGGAACACGGCGGTTGCATGGCCCAGCTAGCCATAGCACGTGCCCGGGCTCAACCCTTATTTTCTTTGAACTCCCTCAAACTAATAGCCGATTTTTAGACAAAACCAGGTGCAAAATGTGCAAAATTAGATGAATAACCAATGGTCCAGGCCGAGCCCAATTAATTATTTAGTACACTATTCGTAagttatgactatttatatattatgtcaCATGTAACTTGCAGTTAAAATTTTTGCCCATACTGCCCAAAATTCATGGCTCCGCCACTGCTTAGGTGTGTAAGTAAATATACTTGAACATGTAAGTTCTAGGTCCAAGTATGATTTAGGGGTGAGATAGACTTCCTTGAACCATGCTACtcataaatattgttttattactCAAAATTTGGTCGGCGAATATCTTCTCAGGTTTATTTGACAAAATATAATGTCAGATTTAGGATAATCGATTATGAATTAGAACTTACACCGTTAGCTAAATATGTATGGGATTTAACTACTAGAAATAGATTTGAAATTTGAACTTCAATATTTTCTTGGATTTCAGTTTAATTCAAAATCTGTGGTCAATTTTATGAATGGCTGGCTCTAGCTATCTTCAGATCAAGCTTTTGAGAGTTACAGTACCAAACTTTTGCTGAAAGGTCATGATCTACTAGTTATAATTAGTAGAGTTTATTTTCTTTGATGGCCTTTGATAAATAATGATAAGTTTGAAAAATTGTAGTAAAAGACTCGTCTACAAGTTTGCCTTTAGTTACTTTTCATTTTCCAAATCCATTTAAATCACTTGTATTCTTCATTGAAGTCAATTTTGAAAATCCCCCCACTGTATTTTTGTAGTTGAAATTTCTATATCTCTATCCGTTGTTTCTTCCAAATTTCCAATGATTTCTGTCTGGCAGATGAGACCAATATGTGTATGTTTGGATTGGCTTCTACAAGCCCCAAAAGCACTTCTAGTCCACTTCAACttgataattgattttttttccttgtttggttactttttcaaaatcaattcttctcctccaaaagcaattctagtagAAGCTATAATTCCTAGCTTTTGAGTTTAGTAAAATCAATtatacatttattatatattatttattacaactcttttaaatttttctactttaccctctttaattttcatcaattactttttttctttttgatttgtactaaaatttattaccattttggtaattatacaattcaaaatcaattttgttaaaactatccaaacaacattaatcgataacaatcacttctatatcattgtatccaaacataaatcaattcttgtAAACTTaattctattaaaatcaattctaccaaactcaattctctcGGTTGCATTTTCTTcaatcaaaaagaaaatttatgacTCATGGTAATATAGAGAAAGATGAGCTAAGAAAGAAGTGGTGCTATTCATGCAAGCCTTGTACTAGCTAGATTCATAACACAATTTGGTGGATGGTGATTTACAAATCTAGCTAGAGCCGAAAAAGAAAGATTCTTAGGAAGTGCCGATGATAAGAGCGAGTAAGGCAGACTATCGCACAGGGtccaaaattttaaataaagtctCATAATATATTGTCATGGTTCAACTGCGTTTAAATAGAGTCTCCTTGTTTTTCTTATCGgtatttgaatgtatgaatgttaaTTCAGATCCATCAAAGGCATATAAAAGTAATATTTGTATATTTTATGTGTCACTTTAGTTTTATACAACAAATCCTTGGGGGCTTTAAGAGGATCATGAAGTGAGATGTGTGTAAGGAGAATGTCCTGTTCTATATTTGAGATTGAGAAATTGGAACCGCATATTTTTGAGAAATTGCAACACCAAAAATGCATTTTAGATTTTTGGAACTGCGTATTTTAATTGGTATTTTAATTGGTGTGTGTATCTGATAACATAtgttaaaacaacaaaaatatgtaAGTAAAGAAAATTATCAGGTACACCCCCTTTAGTGCTCAAAAAAATCTTTAAGTCAaatgtattttttattctttcttttggGCCCGTTAGGTCTTACAATTGCTCATAACAACATTATTGGGCACAATAGGTACCTTGTGCTCAAGGTTACCTTTTTGGCAACATAAAAGGAATACAATCATtgggaaaagatattttttttgttgGCAAAATCAACATATTTTTGGAATCCAATGTGAAAAGGTGGGAATCAAAGGTTGAGATTAATTCTTcaaaaaaatgggaagatacgaGGGTAAGAGTTGGTTGCAGGTTTCAAAGTCTGACTTTGACAAGTTAAAAGATGTGTGAGGAGTAATAAATGGGAAGATACGAGGGTAAGAGTTCGTTGCGGGTTTCAAAGTCTGACTTTGACAAGTTAAAAGATGTGTGAGGAGTGAAACTTATCGAAGGATTTGAGAGGGGACGTGTGGAAGATGTCGATTGTATTGGAAAAATTTCACGTGGATCAAACGGTGTATGGGAGGAACACTGTGTGTGGCAGAGCATGTGTTAGGGAACAAGGTCACTTTTTACATGTTGGGCGTTAAGGGAAATCGCGATAAACTTAGTGGATAACATTATAAATTTTTCCTTGCAATGGATCCTTCCCAATGGTTATAATTCAGAGATCAATTAATTACCTTTTGTAGTGTAGTTGTTTTTATCGTCGAAACAAATTGATCATAAGTGCAACAAGAACACCTTTACTTAGTCCACGCGAACAAAATTTACCATGGAATATTTTTCTGCCTGCAGTTCTAGCTATgaacaaacgaaagattaaaagTGAACACAAACTCAAAATCCTAGCGTGACTAGGTTTTGACGATACATGAATAATTGATTGTCACTTTAGTATGACTGTTCGATTTACAGAATCACTTATACACATTGGAGCTTACAATGTAGCGTGTTTCTCTAATTAGCATTAGTGCATTAGGTTTTAAATCATAAATGAatcttattcatttatttaatatatcaTTATCTTTCTTCATATGAGTGACAATGTAGAGCTttgtaacaataataatattaaattatatatttaattaacttACTTATTCAATATTATAAACAAAGAGCGTCGTTATCTAGTAACATATTATCGTATCCAATTGATGAGAATGTCATGTGACTTGCtgtaatttttttgataatgatcACATGTATAATTATTGTTTTGCCTTTATATCTATATTAAACACAAGTCATAATTTGTTTCACTATTATAtagtataatattatatttttttatacttgAGTATACTTAGGCTAATAATATATTTGATGACCATGCATTTGACAATCATACTCAATCAAGGGGTATGTAGATATTACTCCTGCATATGTAGAAGGAAAAAATTCCATGAATGCCACTATTGTCCTTCCACATGACTCATTGAGTACCTAGTTTATCGACTTTATAATTGTTTTATTGCAAACAATATTTGACAGTATTAAAGTGATCAATTTCTCGTGTAGGGACTATAATGGTTTCAGGTCAAAGAGTGCCATTCATCATTATTGATATGAGAACAACTTATGACATTTGCATAACTCATAATATTTTACCTATCTCAAGACTCGATATCTCATATGCATTATCTATGAGAAATGACCATCAACCTACTCACATAATAGTCTCTACGCAATACATTTGTCCTATTTGACATTAAGGCTTAACTACATATACTTTTAGAATGACATCCTTAATTTAATAGCCTTTCACATTTAAGTCACATTTAATGATCCATTAAACGAATTAACTATTCTAGGGACTTCATAACTTtgaaaacaaacataataaaaataataattttatcttAAATAGCTAACTTGATACAAGTTTTAAGTTGAATCATAAAAACATTGACCTTTAGGATTTACACTAATAGGACGCTACTCGAGGTCCCTACGTATAAGGTCCATATCTGATGGGCATAAAGTTAGTGAAATCCAACCGATATTGGACGAAAGATGTCCTATGCCATCTAACTATAACAAATGAATTGCATGCTATTTCATATTTAACATTTTTGTTCAAAGAATTTACACTATTAAAGGGCTTACTAGTAATTAACAGATGTACCAATTAAATTCCCCCTCTCCATCCCATTACATTACAAGTGTCCTATTATTATTGGCCAAATTTTCTACACCTTCTACACTATTCTCTCtccattttttctcttctctctcttttccCCTCTCAGAAACCTTCTATTTTTGTCACTCTTTTatcttctctctctcttttccccTCAAACCCTAACATTCCCGCCGCCCCTTACTCCCTCGTCCGCTTCTCCTTCCTCCACTACTCCTTTCTCCGTTTCTATCTTCAACAAAGAAACCACAATTTCTTCTCACTCTCACAAGCACAATGAAATTTGGAAAAAATCTTAGGTATGCATTTTTCCTTTCTCTTACTATTTTGTTTCAATTTCTTCATAAATTTTagttctcttcttcttttctgatgtgaaaattcataacttagaAATATGTTTGAGTAGATTTGGGGTTTTTATTTCtactatttatgtttttttaactgTGTGATAACTTAATTTTCTTACTCACAAGTGGTAGAGAAagaagttttatatttttttcatgatttatgtTTCTTCTTTTTCATGTGAAGAGTCAAAacttaaatatatgtttttagagcttttcaaatttttgaaaaatacatATCACTCTATTTGATACAATTTTTTAGGTTTGTTCAATTTTCTACTGTTTTAGGTTTGTTCATCCATTTGATTTAGATGTTGCTTTATTTCAGTTTCACTTAAGCACACCACGTGTTTGTTAAAATGTTGAACCTCTATCCAAAAGTATACATGTTCTCAAGGATTCTATTATAGAGACATTGAATGTTATATATTGGTTCTAAATTTTTAACAACCACATTCATCTTTGCATGAAGTTCCTGAGAAAACAAAGGAAAGTGCTGGTGGCCCATGCAGTTTGTTGGTTTGTTGTCATTGTTTGATACTTCTAGGCATGACAGTGCTGAGACCATTAGACAAGCTCTTAATCTTGGTGTTAGTGTTAAGATGATTACAAGTAAAGAAATATATGGTTGCAACTGTTACCGTGATTGCTATTTTAGAAACATTATCTTGacttttcttttgctttcttAGGCGATCAACTTGCCATAACTAATGAAACTGGTAGGAGACTTGGTATGAGAATCAATATGTATCCTTCTGCTGCATTGCTTGGTCAAGAAAAAGATTCAAGTGTTGCTTTAATGCTTGTATAAGAGGTGATTAAGAAGGCGGAtggattttccaaaaaaaattcggGTTCATATTTATTTAGCaaatagactcgaaagttactttcttggtttagatggtgacttatgggatcttctggtggatggttacaaacatccagtgaaaactagtggtgtaaagctgacaagacaagaaatgagtgatgatcagaagaagcaattcaaaaatcatcacaagtcaaggactgttttgctgaatgctatctctcatgctgaatatgagaagatatcaaacagagaaactgcctatgacatatatgaatcatttaaaacgactcatgaaggaaatgcccaagtcaaggagaccaaggttcttgctttaatccagaaatatgaagccttcaagatggagaatgatgaaaacattgaaacaatgttctcaagatttcaaactctaaatgctggattaagagttcttgacaagggatataccaaggttgatcacgtcaagaagatcatcagaagcttgccaagaagatggggtcctatggtgactgcattcaaaattgccaagaacctgaatgaagtctctcttgaagagttgatcagtgctctgagaagtcatgaaattgagctagatgctaatgaacctcaaaagaaaggtaagtatattgcgttaaaatctaattataaaaaatgtactaacgcatttcaggcagaagaagaggattatgaagaatcagaatcagaagaagaagaagatgaactgtccatgatctccagaagggtaaaccaactctggaagagcaaacaaaggaagttcaagaacttcagaagctctaagaagcctgaaagaggagaatcttctggaagcagaagatctgacaaaaagaaggtcacttgcttcgagtgcaatgagccaggtcactacaagaatgagtgtccaaagctttagaaggagaagcccaagaagaagtttcataagaagaaaggtcttatggctacttgggatgattcagattcatcagaatcagaatcagactcttaaggcgagcaggcaaactttACGCTGATGGCCACTGTGGATGATGaagcagaatctacatcagaatcagaatctgactctgaagaggtattttctaatctatctagagaagagcttgcttccagtttagctgaaattcttgaaatcaaggctaagcttagtatcaagtacaaaaagctgagaaagctctttgtatctgaaactaagaagcttgaattagaaaattctgaacttaaagaaaaagttttaaaactatccaaagatgctgagtcatcttctggttcagaagaatctattccaagcttgaaccatattcttaaagaatatgacttgagtttcaggaaattcttatctagaagtattggcagaagtcatcttgcttctatgatatatgttgtttctggaaacaagagagttggcactcccatgatattaggctcacctcacatgccaaaagcttttggcatgtgaggtgagcctaatatcatgggagtggccatacttgaacctgtagataatgtgaaaatcacatacaagccattgtatgatcagttcaagtatggccactcccatgatattaggctcacctcacatgccaaaagctttcatgttacacatACTAAGAAGCATgagacacaacctagaaaatatcatgctgttaAACCttaggaatatcatgttgtacctcctgttgtttatcatgctaaacccaagttcaatcagaatttgaggagaactaacaagaaaggacccaagaagttgtgggtacctaaggagaatataatttctgttgcagatatccttggcagcaaagaagaaaaagaaaagcatgtcatggtacctggactccgggtgctcgcgacacatgacgggaagaaggtctatgttccaagacctggtgattaaatctgttggagaagttaagtttggaggagatcagaagggcaagattattggctcaggaaccattagtactggtaactctccttctataactaatgttcttctggtagatggattagctcataacttgttgtccataagtcaattaagtgacaatggttatgacataatctttgatcaaaagtcttgcaaggctgtaagtcaaaaggatggctcaatcctatttacaggtaagagaaagaacaacatttacaagattgatcttcaagatcttaagaatcagaaggcaacttgtcttatgtctgttagcgaagagcaatgggtctggcacagaagattaggccatgctagtttgagaaagatttctcagattaacaaactaaatctggtcataagactcccaaatctgaaatataaatcagatgctctttgcgaagcatgtcagaagggaaagttctccaaacctgcattcaagtctaagaatgttgtttccttcttggatattctgaatgctcaaaaggctacagagtatacaatactgaaacattgattgttgaagaatcaattgacatcagatttgatgataagcttggtcttgaaaagccaaagtagtttgagaattttgcagatattgaagtctgtGACTCAGAAGCTGGAGAACCCAGAAGCagaggatcagaagatcaagttgctgcttctttagagaatctcagaatttctgaagaaccaactgtcagaagatcttctagactcacctctgctcactcagaagatgtcattcttggaaagaaagaagatcctatcagaaccatgaaggatagaaaaacacttagaaaggggggtttgaataagtgtagtcttaaaaacttgaacgataaaaataaattgcacagttatttttatcctggttcgttgttaactaaactactccagtccacccccacggagtgatttacctcacctgaggatttaatccactaatcgtaacagattacaatggttttccacttagcccacgactaagtcttctagagtatcctgatcacaacctgatcactctaggaacaaatgcttagacacaagctaagactttcttagagtatcctgaccaccacgtgatcactctaaatacaactgcttagacacaagctaagacttcctagagtattctgatcaacacttgatcactctagttacttacaaattaatgtaatcaattctaagagtattacaaatgcttctgaaaagctataatcacaacagtgatatttctcttaaagtttaagcttaatctcactaatatattacagcagcaatgtagtgagctttgatgaagatgaagtttctgagcttttaattgaacagcgtttcagcaagttaatattcacagaatttggttcagagttgttgttacttgcttctcatcagaacttcatatttataggcgcttgagaagatgaccgttgggtgcatttaatgctttgcgtattccgtacagcattgcatttaatgtttcacgcttttgtcaactacctcgagccttgttcacgctgtgtctactgacgttgcctttaatagcttccaacgttccttttgtcagtcagcgtatcctgccacttgtactttcttctgatctgatgtttgagaatacaacgtttgaaaatcatcagagtcaatgcttctgatctcaagttcttctgatgcttccatagacccatgttctgattctgccttgaccatcttctgatgtcttgccagaccatgttctgatgttgcatgctgaaccttctgagacaaagcttctgagcgctgatttgtgcatactctttatatatttcctgaaatggaaattgcaatgtattagagtaccacattatctcacacaaaattcatatccttgttatcatcaaaactaagaatattgatcagaacaaatcttgttctaacaatctccccctttttgatgatgacaaaaacatatataaatgatatgaatttgcgatcagaaagagcagacggctaaagacaaattacacagctatagcataagcatgtgaatatgtctccccctgagattaacaatctccccctgagatgaataatctccccctgaaataaatactcgaagaactttaataataaaagacttccctgattatttcggtagagacgatcacataagcttctgtcttctgataattcattgcttctgacttctgcttccattggacagcttcagaacttgaatttcttttgatccctagaacactcacagcttctgattcctacttccatttaggacagcttcagaacttgaatttctttgatcttcagaacattcacagcttctgattcctgcttccatttaggacagcttcagaacttgaatttctttgatcttcagaacattcacagcttctgattcatgcttccatttaggacagcttcagaacttgagttttctggatctttagaacattcacagcttctgatttctgcttccctcggatagcttcagagctttgaatttcttcttacatcacttcatgctagattgtatcagaacattgttgaatgtaccagagcatcatcagagcatctctacatcctgaaatgttacagaacaaaactaaacgacaaaagtcagcatgaatgagttagaacataaaatgtgtatcagaacacaaaatatgtatcagagccatataagccatatagaatatatcagatccaatagacaatgtatcagagcaaatagacaatgatttggatcatattctattatcataatttctgatcattcttccttcttgcttctgattctgaagcttcctagcactcagcttgcttcaagaatccaagagctgtTTCTGATCATtctgttgcttcttatgttgatcttgaatctttgattcctgcaacaacacaacttaaaaacatagaactttgcaagttctgttagtaaatgtggagcctttttactcggtaactgataatattaatcagatcatttatcatatattttctccccctttttgtcataacatcaaaaagcataaaagattcagatgtaaagcaagagacaaaaggaaagaaacataaat contains:
- the LOC131607009 gene encoding ATP synthase small subunit 6-A, mitochondrial-like, producing the protein MRKFDPWPVFFKREWKKNWPFVVGFAITGTIITKFSLGLTEEDAKNSKFVQHHKR